A window from Pseudooceanicola algae encodes these proteins:
- a CDS encoding Na+/H+ antiporter subunit C, with amino-acid sequence MEIVISSAIGILTAGGVYLILRLRSFSVILGLSLLSYAVNLFLFSTGRLTVNAPPILSPYGDASYTDPLPQALVLTAIVISFGMTAVLVMISLGAYLESGHDRVDGEEPLKDALDAADEPPAGPETSGGRKENIA; translated from the coding sequence ATGGAAATCGTCATCTCGAGCGCCATCGGCATCCTGACCGCCGGCGGAGTCTACCTGATCCTGCGGTTGCGCAGCTTTTCGGTCATCCTCGGGCTGTCGCTGCTGTCCTATGCGGTGAACCTGTTCCTGTTCTCGACGGGGCGGCTGACCGTGAATGCACCGCCGATCCTGTCGCCCTATGGCGATGCCAGCTATACCGATCCGCTGCCGCAGGCGCTGGTCCTGACGGCCATCGTGATTTCCTTCGGGATGACGGCGGTGCTGGTGATGATCTCGCTCGGGGCCTATCTGGAATCCGGTCATGACCGGGTCGACGGAGAGGAGCCCCTGAAAGACGCGCTGGATGCCGCGGATGAACCGCCCGCCGGGCCAGAGACCTCCGGTGGACGGAAGGAAAATATCGCATGA